In Anopheles cruzii unplaced genomic scaffold, idAnoCruzAS_RS32_06 scaffold01378_ctg1, whole genome shotgun sequence, one genomic interval encodes:
- the LOC128276500 gene encoding hydroxysteroid dehydrogenase-like protein 2: MQNTGKLAGLTLFITGASRGIGKAIALKAARDGANIVLAAKTAEPHPKLAGTIYTAAAEIEAAGGKALPCVVDVRSEEAVRAAVQKAVETFGGIDILVNNASAISLTSTEQTDMKRYDLMHQINTRGTFLVSKECLPYLRKSKHAHILNISPPLSMEPHWFSNHVAYTMAKYGMSMCVLGMAREYAEANISVNALWPRTIIYTAAVEMLHGKDSFEYSRKPDIMADAAYAILCRQPGTRTGNFYIDDELLAQEGVTDFKQYACVPGNDQELTQDIYVSAILTKAKL, from the exons ATGCAAAACACGGG GAAACTAGCCGGCCTAACGCTTTTCATTACCGGTGCATCTCGCGGCATCGGCAAAGCGATCGCTCTGAAGGCTGCCCGTGATGGAGCCAATATTGTGCTGGCGGCGAAAACGGCGGAGCCTCATCCGAAGCTAGCGGGAACCATCTACACCGCAGCGGCCGAAA TCGAAGCCGCCGGTGGAAAAGCCCTGCCATGCGTTGTCGATGTGCGCAGCGAGGAAGCAGTGCGGGCGGCGGTGCAAAAAGCGGTCGAAACCTTTGGCGGTATCGACATATTGGTCAACAACGCCAGCGCTATTTCGCTGACCTCGACGGAGCAAACGGACATGAAACGCTACGATCTGATGCATCAAATCAACACCCGAGGTACCTTCCTGGT CTCGAAGGAGTGCCTTCCGTATCTGCGCAAAAGCAAGCATGCACACATACTGAACATTTCGCCACCGCTCAGCATGGAACCGCACTGGTTCAGCAATCACGTGGCTTACACGATGGCCAAATACGGTATGTCCATGTGCGTCCTGGGCATGGCAAGGGAGTACGCGGAGGCCAACATTTCCGTCAATGCGTTGTGGCCCCGAACGATCATCTATACGGCTGCCGTTGAGATGCTGCACGGCAAGGACTCGTTCGAGTATTCAAGAAAGCCGGACATAATGGCCGACGCCGCTTACGCCATCCTTTGCCGGCAGCCCGGAACGAGGACGGGCAACTTTTACATCGACGACGAACTGTTGGCCCAGGAGGGAGTTACGGATTTTAAACAGTACGCCTGCGTTCCGGGAAATGACCAAGAGTTAACGCAAGATATATACGTGAGCGCGATATTGACTAAGGCTAAGCTGTAG
- the LOC128276501 gene encoding hydroxysteroid dehydrogenase-like protein 2 translates to MINTGKLAGRTLFITGASRGIGKAIALRAAQDGANVVIAAKTADPHPKLPGTIYTAAKEIEAAGGKALPCVVDVRDEAAVRTAVQNAVAKFGGIDIVVNNASAIALTPTEQTDMKRYDLMHQINSRGTFLVSKECIPYLRKSNHAHILNISPPLNMAPHWFSNHVAYTMAKYGMSMCVLGMAKELEAANVAVNALWPRTAIHTAAMEMLTGKESDQFSRKPEIMADAAYAILSKEPRHQTGKFLIDDEVLQAEGITDIKQYACVPANADKLMPDFFLDVAPENHAASLKKPAAGSEGGKIEGLFQKIESLLNEEIVRKTGAVYEFKVKGEEAGIWFADLKSGTGKVGKGSPPGTADAVLTMDSKHFFDMFTGKLKPANAFMTGKLKISGDLQKAMKLEKLMGGLKAKL, encoded by the exons atgattaaCACGGG AAAACTTGCTGGACGTACGCTTTTCATTACGGGCGCTTCGAGAGGGATCGGGAAAGCGATCGCTTTGCGAGCCGCTCAGGATGGAGCGAACGTGGTGATCGCGGCCAAGACGGCCGATCCACATCCGAAACTACCTGGCACAATCTACACGGCGGCCAAAGAGA TTGAAGCAGCCGGTGGTAAGGCGCTTCCCTGCGTGGTCGATGTTCGCGATGAAGCTGCGGTGCGCACGGCGGTTCAGAATGCGGTGGCCAAGTTTGGTGGCATCGACATCGTGGTCAACAATGCTAGTGCAATCGCGCTTACGCCCACCGAACAGACCGACATGAAGCGGTACGATCTGATGCACCAAATCAACTCGCGCGGTACCTTCCTCGT CTCTAAAGAATGCATACCCTATCTCCGGAAGAGCAACCACGCACACATATTGAACATTTCGCCGCCGCTCAACATGGCACCGCACTGGTTCAGCAATCACGTGGCCTACACCATGGCCAAATACGGTATGTCCATGTGTGTCCTTGGCATGGCTAAGGAACTGGAGGCGGCGAACGTTGCGGTGAACGCACTCTGGCCACGAACCGccattcatacggcggccaTGGAGATGCTCACCGGCAAAGAGAGCGATCAGTTCTCTCGCAAACCGGAAATAATGGCTGACGCCGCTTACGCCATCCTGTCCAAGGAGCCGCGCCACCAAACGGGCAAGTTTCTGATCGACGACGAGGTGCTGCAGGCCGAGGGCATCACCGACATTAAGCAGTACGCGTGCGTGCCCGCGAACGCCGACAAACTGATGCCGGACTTTTTCCTCGACGTTGCCCCGGAAAA CCACGCGGCGTCGCTGAAAAAGCCAGCGGCCGGTAGCGAAGGTGGCAAAATTGAGGGACTGTTCCAGAAGATCGAGAGTTTGCTGAACGAAGAGATCGTGCGCAAAACGGGTGCCGTGTACGAGTTCAAGGTGAAGGGGGAAGAGGCCGGCATCTGGTTCGCCGACCTCAAGTCGGGGACGGGTAAGGTCGGAAAGGGTAGCCCACCGGGCACGGCCGATGCGGTGCTGACCATGGACTCGAAGCACTTCTTCGACATGTTCACGGGCAAGCTAAAACCGGCGAACGCATTTATGACGGGCAAACTGAAGATCTCCGGTGACCTGCAGAAGGCGATGAAGCTGGAGAAGCTTATGGGTGGGCTGAAAGCCAAACTGTGA